A genomic segment from Geitlerinema sp. PCC 7407 encodes:
- a CDS encoding polysaccharide biosynthesis/export family protein, which produces MFSRKTSLFGLAATLLAALTSGPALALPLSPGDRLRLFIPGEEGLPEAERLSATYEVNLDGTLKIPYIPPIPVAGREVEDIEAQLAQDLVARGFFQPQSSQLSLQIFEWAPVQVTIAGAVFDPGRVLINQAESKGRDLPASIATVSGDYPPERYLTSALQLVGGIKPNADVRNVRVLRGNREQVVDLSGVFTGSPVDDIPLAAGDQVIVPELAEDQPNLVRPSQITPTTVRVFFSNLAEDNARGNAGTVEQFAYGARFSQAVVAANCVGGKRSVNAKRTAVLIRTDRDTGETVAMERPVESLIKDSGSSEANPFLLPEDSVVCYDSNVQNLAGVFNFLNTVLNPISVIKRIIFE; this is translated from the coding sequence ATGTTTTCTAGGAAGACTTCCCTTTTTGGCCTAGCCGCCACCCTCCTCGCCGCCCTCACTAGCGGCCCTGCCCTGGCGCTGCCCCTTTCACCGGGCGATCGCCTGCGGCTTTTCATCCCGGGCGAAGAAGGCCTCCCCGAAGCCGAACGCCTGAGTGCCACCTACGAGGTCAACCTCGATGGCACCCTCAAGATTCCCTACATCCCGCCCATCCCCGTGGCTGGGCGAGAAGTCGAAGACATCGAAGCTCAGCTTGCTCAGGATCTGGTGGCTCGCGGATTTTTCCAGCCCCAGTCCTCCCAGCTCAGCCTTCAGATCTTTGAATGGGCGCCTGTCCAGGTCACGATCGCCGGGGCCGTTTTTGATCCAGGCCGCGTCCTGATCAACCAAGCCGAATCCAAAGGTCGCGACCTTCCCGCCTCGATCGCCACAGTGTCCGGGGACTATCCCCCAGAGCGCTACCTCACCTCAGCCCTCCAGCTCGTCGGAGGCATCAAGCCCAACGCCGACGTCCGCAATGTGCGCGTCCTGCGGGGCAACCGTGAGCAAGTCGTCGATCTCTCGGGGGTCTTTACCGGATCGCCCGTCGACGACATTCCCTTAGCCGCTGGCGATCAGGTCATCGTGCCGGAGCTGGCCGAAGACCAGCCCAACTTGGTCCGTCCCTCTCAGATCACCCCCACCACCGTTCGCGTCTTCTTCTCAAACTTGGCGGAGGACAACGCCCGCGGCAACGCGGGCACCGTCGAGCAGTTCGCCTACGGCGCCCGCTTCTCCCAGGCCGTGGTAGCCGCCAACTGCGTCGGCGGCAAGCGCTCGGTCAACGCCAAGCGCACCGCCGTCTTGATTCGGACCGATCGCGACACCGGCGAAACCGTCGCCATGGAGCGACCGGTCGAAAGCCTGATCAAGGACTCCGGCTCCAGTGAGGCCAATCCCTTTCTCCTGCCGGAAGACAGCGTGGTTTGTTACGATTCAAATGTCCAAAACCTCGCTGGCGTCTTCAATTTCCTAAATACCGTTCTGAACCCCATTTCTGTGATCAAGAGGATTATTTTTGAATGA
- a CDS encoding glycosyltransferase translates to MPLAKRGSVVLQTHERRGDRGRLGTDSVQFLSPALAALPFERWIELHVYSSEERNMPTVSVIVPAYNAAKTIVETLESLRAQTFSDFEVIVINDGSTDNTVEIVQAFGDPRMQVFSYENGGLPVARNRGIERATGEFLSFIDADDLWTPDKLAAQVQALREHPEAGVAYSWTQFIDEQSRFLFAWKPLYHSGDVYPQLLLENFISSGSNLLARREAIAAAGLFDPTLKSVEDWDYYLRLAAKTQFAVVPQYQILYRRSSQSMTTKIDVMERANLTVIERAFRQAPASLQSLKGRTLANVYRYLAKQCLSNSWDRSGLRQAYQKLGQAIAAYPPTLLSQETLRIVLKLLVVQFFPQKLAAQIVRFINKTLPLVRVETPAS, encoded by the coding sequence ATGCCTTTAGCCAAGCGTGGCTCCGTAGTTCTACAGACTCATGAACGAAGGGGCGATCGCGGGCGACTCGGTACAGACTCCGTGCAGTTCCTGAGTCCGGCTTTGGCCGCCTTGCCCTTTGAGCGGTGGATCGAATTGCACGTTTACTCCAGTGAGGAGCGCAATATGCCAACGGTGTCCGTCATTGTGCCTGCCTACAACGCAGCCAAGACGATTGTCGAAACCCTAGAATCCCTGCGGGCACAAACTTTTTCGGACTTTGAAGTCATCGTGATTAATGATGGCTCCACAGACAACACAGTGGAGATTGTCCAGGCATTCGGGGATCCCCGAATGCAGGTGTTTTCTTACGAAAATGGCGGCCTGCCGGTGGCCCGCAATCGCGGCATCGAGCGCGCAACGGGCGAGTTTTTGAGCTTTATTGATGCGGATGACCTGTGGACGCCGGACAAGCTAGCGGCCCAGGTTCAGGCGCTGCGCGAGCATCCCGAGGCGGGCGTCGCCTATAGCTGGACGCAGTTTATCGATGAGCAGAGCCGGTTTTTGTTTGCCTGGAAGCCGCTCTACCACAGCGGGGATGTCTATCCTCAGCTGCTGCTGGAGAACTTTATTTCCAGCGGGTCCAACCTGCTGGCGCGGCGAGAGGCGATCGCGGCGGCAGGCCTGTTTGACCCGACGCTCAAGTCGGTGGAGGACTGGGACTACTACCTGCGTCTCGCGGCCAAAACCCAGTTTGCTGTGGTGCCCCAGTACCAGATTCTCTATCGGCGATCGTCCCAGTCGATGACCACCAAAATCGACGTGATGGAGCGGGCGAATCTCACGGTGATCGAGCGGGCCTTTCGCCAAGCGCCGGCCTCGCTCCAGTCCCTCAAGGGGCGCACTCTGGCCAATGTGTATCGCTACCTGGCCAAGCAGTGCCTGTCTAATTCCTGGGACCGGTCGGGTCTGCGGCAGGCCTACCAAAAGCTCGGGCAGGCGATCGCCGCCTATCCCCCCACCCTTTTGAGCCAAGAGACCCTGCGCATTGTGCTCAAGCTCTTGGTGGTGCAGTTTTTCCCGCAGAAGCTGGCCGCCCAGATTGTGCGGTTTATTAACAAGACCTTGCCCTTGGTGCGGGTCGAGACTCCAGCGAGCTAG
- a CDS encoding alkaline phosphatase family protein: protein MKRPVIAIGLDAAEPPVIERWLAEGHLPTLRRLREQGAYGRIQNFDYYRAETPWTTFLTGCSPHKTGYWSPIKFQPDKYEADLVEAYEFDEFKPFYALGPDYRVAVFDMPQTTLSEDVNGVQVLAWGAHSPQTPSHSQPESLFQEIVDQYGPHPGLHEDHADCYDLKGLEKLRQVLETGIERRGKICRDLLKRDRWDLLLTMFGEAHAAGHFMWHLSQPDHPLYEVFKPLASGDMMLSVFQAIDRAIAEIISAAPEDAYVVVFSAHGMASNIMDLPSGTFLPEFLYRWSFPGQYGLAKGDPNTPPGAPIARCQKDSWLWDVWSRKHDTNPLRSFLRSKAPYKVFKKLEPLFGRSQGPDLVSPHLLNEQSDPLCFQPTEWYKPCWPQMKAFALPSFSEGYIRINLKGREANGIVTPEEYDAVCEEITRELRQMKDARTGTPMVTEVMRTRKSALDNDPKLPDADLVVLWQEQYATDIVDSPTVGRIGPVPHFRTGSHRSQGFLFVQGPEVEAHSEVTGHALDLAPTILSLMDAPIPEQCEGKALLKTKVLAS, encoded by the coding sequence ATGAAGAGGCCCGTCATTGCTATTGGCTTGGATGCCGCTGAGCCGCCCGTGATTGAGCGCTGGCTGGCAGAAGGCCATCTACCGACCCTGCGTCGTCTGCGGGAGCAGGGCGCTTACGGACGGATCCAAAACTTTGACTATTACCGGGCGGAGACGCCGTGGACAACGTTCTTGACGGGGTGCTCTCCCCACAAGACGGGATATTGGTCGCCGATCAAGTTTCAGCCGGACAAGTACGAAGCGGATCTGGTCGAGGCCTACGAGTTTGACGAGTTCAAACCCTTCTATGCCCTCGGCCCGGACTATCGCGTGGCGGTGTTTGATATGCCGCAGACGACGCTGTCGGAGGATGTCAACGGGGTACAGGTCCTGGCCTGGGGGGCTCACTCGCCCCAGACGCCGAGCCATTCTCAGCCAGAGAGCCTGTTTCAGGAGATCGTGGATCAGTATGGTCCTCACCCCGGCCTGCACGAGGACCACGCGGACTGCTACGACCTCAAGGGGCTGGAGAAGCTGCGTCAGGTCCTGGAGACGGGCATCGAGCGGCGGGGCAAGATTTGCCGCGACCTGCTGAAGCGCGATCGCTGGGATTTGCTGCTGACGATGTTTGGGGAAGCCCACGCGGCGGGCCACTTTATGTGGCACCTGAGCCAGCCGGATCACCCACTGTATGAGGTGTTCAAGCCGCTGGCGTCGGGAGATATGATGCTGTCGGTGTTCCAGGCGATCGACCGGGCGATCGCAGAAATCATCAGCGCGGCCCCCGAAGACGCCTACGTCGTGGTGTTTTCGGCCCACGGCATGGCCTCCAATATCATGGACCTGCCCAGCGGCACCTTCTTGCCGGAGTTCCTCTATCGCTGGAGCTTCCCGGGCCAGTACGGCCTGGCCAAGGGCGACCCCAATACGCCCCCAGGTGCGCCGATCGCCCGCTGCCAAAAGGACTCCTGGCTGTGGGATGTCTGGTCCCGCAAGCACGACACCAATCCGCTCCGCAGCTTCCTGCGCAGCAAGGCTCCCTACAAGGTTTTCAAGAAGCTGGAGCCCCTGTTTGGTCGTAGCCAAGGCCCGGATCTGGTGTCGCCTCACCTGCTCAATGAGCAGTCCGATCCCCTCTGCTTCCAGCCGACGGAGTGGTACAAGCCTTGCTGGCCCCAGATGAAGGCCTTTGCGCTGCCGAGCTTCTCCGAGGGCTACATCCGGATCAACCTAAAAGGCCGCGAAGCCAATGGCATCGTGACGCCGGAAGAGTACGACGCTGTGTGCGAAGAAATCACGCGGGAGCTGCGCCAGATGAAGGACGCCCGCACCGGCACGCCCATGGTGACGGAGGTGATGCGGACCCGCAAATCAGCGCTGGACAACGATCCGAAGCTGCCCGATGCGGACCTGGTGGTGCTCTGGCAAGAGCAGTACGCCACGGATATCGTGGACAGCCCGACGGTGGGCCGCATTGGCCCGGTGCCGCACTTCCGGACGGGCAGCCACCGCTCCCAGGGCTTCCTGTTTGTTCAGGGGCCTGAGGTGGAGGCGCACTCCGAGGTGACCGGCCACGCGCTGGATCTGGCGCCGACGATCTTGAGCCTGATGGATGCGCCGATTCCGGAGCAGTGTGAAGGCAAGGCGCTGCTGAAGACCAAGGTGTTGGCGAGCTAA
- a CDS encoding glycosyltransferase family 2 protein: MEKVSVIIPVYGVEKFIAATVQSVLGQTYENFEILIVDDASPDNSVAVCEQFGDQRLRILRQANRGLAGARNTGIRHATGEYIAFLDGDDLWQPEKLAAHVAHLERSPEVGVSFSRSEFIDEAGASLHTYLMPKLQNITVEDLFRGSPIGNGSAAVLRREVLEAIAFEDSRHGSPEVCYFDEQFRRSEDIECWLRIVLQTPWKIEGLPEALTLYRVNAGGLSASLFKQLESWEQVLAKTRTYAPELVQRLEPMGMAYQYRYLARSAIRLKAASDAARLMRRSVTTYWPIVREEPKRTLLTFVAAHLLWLLPQPLYASLERAATQITGKGQKDQILKEQAEQAV; the protein is encoded by the coding sequence ATGGAAAAGGTTTCTGTCATTATTCCGGTTTACGGCGTTGAGAAATTCATTGCAGCGACCGTGCAGTCGGTCCTAGGCCAGACCTACGAGAATTTCGAGATTCTGATTGTGGATGACGCGTCGCCCGACAACAGCGTGGCGGTGTGCGAGCAGTTTGGCGATCAGCGGCTGCGCATCCTGCGGCAGGCCAACCGGGGCCTGGCGGGCGCGCGCAATACGGGGATTCGTCACGCCACCGGGGAGTACATCGCGTTTCTCGATGGGGATGACCTGTGGCAGCCCGAGAAGCTGGCGGCCCACGTGGCCCACTTGGAGCGATCGCCCGAGGTTGGGGTCAGCTTCAGCCGATCAGAATTTATCGACGAGGCGGGTGCGTCGCTCCATACCTACCTGATGCCGAAGCTGCAAAACATCACGGTGGAGGATCTCTTTCGCGGCAGCCCCATCGGCAACGGCTCGGCGGCTGTCCTGCGGCGGGAGGTCTTGGAGGCGATCGCCTTTGAGGACAGCCGCCACGGCAGCCCAGAGGTCTGCTACTTCGACGAGCAGTTTCGCCGCTCCGAGGACATCGAGTGCTGGCTGCGCATCGTCCTCCAGACTCCCTGGAAAATTGAGGGCCTGCCCGAGGCGCTGACCCTCTACCGCGTCAACGCGGGCGGCCTCTCGGCCAGTTTGTTTAAGCAGCTCGAGTCCTGGGAGCAGGTCCTCGCCAAGACGCGCACCTACGCGCCGGAGCTGGTGCAGCGCCTAGAGCCCATGGGCATGGCCTACCAGTATCGCTACCTCGCCCGCAGCGCCATCCGCCTAAAGGCCGCCTCGGACGCCGCCCGCCTGATGCGCCGCTCGGTCACCACCTACTGGCCGATTGTGCGGGAGGAGCCGAAGCGCACCCTGTTGACCTTTGTGGCGGCGCATTTGCTGTGGCTGCTGCCCCAGCCGCTCTACGCGTCCCTGGAGCGGGCCGCCACCCAGATCACCGGCAAAGGCCAGAAAGATCAGATTTTGAAGGAGCAGGCAGAGCAGGCTGTCTAG
- a CDS encoding glycosyltransferase, whose amino-acid sequence MVTSSRKPRICLALPGIQYQPRSPYVLSTLPMVPYLEKDFDITLVYRKVLDTSEADHIEHKYLTLVDPHTMSEREKLNTFSYCVPENYVALWKCRRQIQEFAARHARDFDLVFEKEWPILGAFSSAFGRYGVPTVILVEAMYKYPKAPQMSLAKKAASIGFQRLRPYLRERWCDRVDSIVAETPEMKTFLQDYGYVKPATPIYPIPYGVDPDTFAPRDRAQCRQELGIPQDAYVLTYVGSLNRFIQEPAPILEALGREKPANVVLHVVGDGSKREELEALARQSGASAVFHGRLAQKEAARYIGAADLTVAPYNKYLYMADQFTCASLKVPEYLSCGRPVLSIPCDRMETLLGGGQYGFLVGNDVEAYQQFFRNLPSRETLHHMADQILRDIDNGTLKDRQILLRWWDIADLYKQVFLETLERKQKSQSLGLAS is encoded by the coding sequence ATGGTGACCTCCTCCCGCAAACCGCGCATTTGTCTCGCGCTGCCGGGCATTCAGTACCAGCCGCGATCGCCCTACGTCCTGAGCACCCTTCCCATGGTGCCCTACCTGGAAAAGGACTTTGACATCACCCTGGTCTATCGCAAGGTGCTCGACACCAGCGAAGCCGACCACATCGAGCACAAGTACCTGACGTTGGTAGACCCCCACACCATGTCAGAGCGCGAAAAGCTCAACACCTTTTCCTACTGTGTCCCCGAAAACTACGTTGCCCTGTGGAAGTGCCGCCGCCAAATCCAGGAGTTTGCGGCCCGTCATGCCCGGGACTTTGACCTGGTTTTTGAGAAAGAGTGGCCCATTTTGGGAGCGTTTTCCAGCGCTTTCGGTCGCTACGGCGTGCCAACGGTGATTTTGGTGGAGGCGATGTACAAGTATCCCAAGGCGCCTCAGATGAGCCTGGCCAAGAAAGCCGCTAGCATTGGCTTTCAGCGTCTGCGGCCCTATCTGCGGGAGCGGTGGTGCGATCGCGTCGACAGCATCGTCGCCGAAACCCCCGAAATGAAGACCTTCTTGCAGGATTACGGCTACGTCAAGCCCGCTACCCCTATCTATCCCATTCCCTACGGCGTGGATCCGGACACCTTTGCGCCGCGCGATCGCGCCCAGTGTCGCCAGGAGCTGGGGATTCCCCAGGACGCCTACGTGCTGACCTATGTGGGCTCCCTCAACCGCTTCATCCAAGAGCCCGCGCCCATCCTCGAGGCCCTCGGTCGCGAGAAACCGGCCAATGTGGTGCTCCACGTGGTGGGAGACGGCAGCAAGCGCGAGGAGCTCGAAGCTTTGGCTCGCCAAAGCGGTGCATCTGCGGTGTTTCACGGTCGCCTCGCCCAGAAGGAGGCGGCCCGCTACATCGGGGCAGCGGACCTGACAGTGGCGCCCTACAACAAGTACCTATACATGGCGGACCAGTTTACCTGCGCCAGCCTGAAGGTGCCGGAGTATCTCTCCTGCGGGCGTCCCGTTTTGAGCATTCCGTGCGATCGCATGGAGACGCTGCTCGGGGGCGGCCAGTACGGTTTTTTGGTTGGCAATGATGTGGAGGCCTACCAGCAGTTTTTCCGGAATCTGCCCAGTCGGGAAACGCTCCACCACATGGCCGATCAGATTCTCCGCGACATCGACAATGGCACCCTCAAAGACCGGCAGATTCTGCTGCGCTGGTGGGACATTGCCGACCTCTATAAGCAGGTTTTTCTGGAAACTTTGGAGCGGAAACAAAAGTCTCAGTCTTTGGGGCTTGCTAGCTAA
- a CDS encoding O-antigen ligase: MLLPRQSGQTRDRGLWMTPRSFEEAVVWYTIIGMNVLYFMGLPFILVPVMSWILFGRLVWLLWCQSDATPPEERIHIPLSLWLWTAGILVIGVALVMGHFDWGYGLGRTIKSFVNFFLRTWAVLAILPLAGCLKIRPQLIYRACCILAIQCIGLIGVGFVMSLANVDMPLYTVSLAAKIGGNGLRFYHVSFYVMEGSTARMKLFAPWPPALAFAGSVLLFLCWRERNQLLRFLGMFGSALMMWTSASRMGQVCLVAVPVLQFLLANVSRPWVQIGLGAGAFGGGLFSAQLYQAAKDFKAQLDGQRASSSHVREVLGELALYKWHDAPIWGHGLLESEGPEVVARMPIGSHHTWLGLLFAHGLVGFLGMGFSFAVGYITLIWKSQKSELAETALAVLLVMTLFSLGENLETLAYIYWPGLVVLGMGMAVQPGSERVQTPERSPAIAASQTA, encoded by the coding sequence ATGCTTTTGCCACGGCAATCCGGCCAAACCCGCGATCGCGGGCTGTGGATGACCCCCCGTAGCTTTGAAGAGGCTGTCGTCTGGTACACCATCATTGGCATGAATGTCCTCTACTTCATGGGACTGCCCTTCATCTTGGTGCCTGTGATGAGCTGGATTCTCTTTGGCCGCCTGGTGTGGCTGCTCTGGTGCCAGAGCGACGCAACGCCACCAGAGGAGCGCATTCACATTCCGCTGTCGCTGTGGCTGTGGACGGCGGGGATTTTGGTCATTGGCGTTGCCCTGGTGATGGGGCACTTTGACTGGGGGTATGGCCTCGGGCGCACCATCAAGTCCTTCGTCAATTTCTTTTTGCGGACCTGGGCTGTGCTGGCGATTTTGCCGTTGGCAGGCTGTCTCAAGATTCGGCCTCAGCTGATCTATCGCGCTTGCTGCATTTTGGCGATTCAGTGCATCGGGCTAATCGGGGTGGGCTTTGTGATGAGCCTGGCCAATGTGGATATGCCCCTCTATACAGTCTCCTTGGCAGCCAAAATCGGCGGGAATGGCCTGCGCTTTTACCATGTGAGTTTCTATGTCATGGAGGGAAGCACTGCCCGCATGAAGCTTTTTGCGCCGTGGCCACCAGCTTTGGCGTTTGCGGGCAGCGTTTTGCTGTTCCTGTGCTGGCGCGAGCGCAATCAGCTGCTCCGATTCTTGGGAATGTTTGGCAGCGCGCTGATGATGTGGACCTCGGCGTCCCGGATGGGGCAGGTGTGTCTGGTGGCGGTGCCAGTACTACAGTTTCTGCTGGCCAATGTCTCGCGGCCCTGGGTTCAAATCGGTTTGGGGGCGGGGGCGTTTGGCGGGGGGCTCTTCAGTGCCCAACTTTACCAGGCAGCCAAGGATTTTAAGGCTCAGCTTGACGGGCAGCGGGCGTCTTCGTCCCACGTTCGGGAGGTGCTGGGAGAGCTGGCGCTGTACAAGTGGCACGATGCGCCGATTTGGGGCCACGGCCTGCTGGAGTCAGAGGGACCTGAGGTGGTGGCGAGGATGCCCATTGGCAGCCACCACACGTGGCTGGGGCTGCTGTTTGCCCATGGCTTGGTGGGTTTTTTGGGCATGGGCTTCAGCTTTGCGGTGGGCTACATCACGCTGATCTGGAAGTCGCAAAAAAGTGAGCTGGCGGAGACGGCGCTGGCGGTCCTGCTGGTGATGACGCTCTTTTCCCTGGGCGAAAATCTAGAGACGCTGGCGTATATCTATTGGCCGGGACTGGTGGTGCTGGGGATGGGAATGGCGGTGCAGCCTGGATCGGAACGGGTACAGACGCCTGAGCGATCGCCGGCGATCGCAGCGTCCCAAACCGCCTAG
- a CDS encoding lipopolysaccharide biosynthesis protein yields MVKVVEQVSAAIQKRMSDGFVRNLGWMGVSQLIVRISRLAATVILPRFLSQYDYGLAALVLTTYEFTQVFTRIGISAKVIQAEDDRLEEISHSAYWLNWVVYTALFFLQCLAAFPIAWFYNDNQLIVPICALAVTYLIGPLGRVQASLVQRENRFKIVALNQTITLVTANILTALFAFWGLGMWAIVLPRILVAPIEFIVYCAYHPWRCRKGFTTKYWGEIFKFGSSILGINLLKTLRDNMDYLIVGRFLGLKELGVYYFAFNAGLGISLSIIQSIIVALYPHLCAVRSDFAKLKESYYKSLRTIGKIMVPFVLVQSVFAPFYVPVLFGKEWVVAVPVLILICLSAIPRPFDAAAFQLLASVDKPQIGLLWNVAFTLLFTVALMIGVYWQAIGVAAAVLIIHVIFVPIFLIWTNRYVFGPRSPFAT; encoded by the coding sequence ATGGTCAAAGTTGTCGAGCAAGTGAGCGCAGCCATCCAGAAGCGGATGAGCGACGGCTTCGTGCGCAATCTCGGCTGGATGGGCGTCTCCCAGCTGATCGTGCGGATCTCCCGCCTCGCGGCCACCGTCATTTTGCCGCGCTTCTTGTCCCAGTATGACTACGGCCTCGCTGCTCTGGTCCTGACCACCTACGAGTTCACCCAGGTTTTCACGCGCATCGGCATCAGCGCCAAAGTCATCCAGGCCGAAGACGATCGCCTCGAAGAAATCAGTCACAGCGCCTACTGGCTCAACTGGGTCGTCTACACGGCCCTCTTCTTTCTTCAGTGTCTGGCCGCCTTTCCCATCGCCTGGTTCTACAACGACAACCAGCTGATCGTCCCCATCTGTGCCCTCGCCGTCACCTACCTCATTGGACCCCTGGGACGGGTCCAGGCGTCCCTTGTCCAGCGGGAAAACCGCTTCAAAATCGTCGCCCTCAACCAGACCATCACCCTAGTCACCGCCAATATTTTGACGGCGCTCTTTGCCTTTTGGGGACTGGGCATGTGGGCGATCGTGCTGCCGCGCATCCTGGTGGCCCCGATCGAATTCATCGTTTACTGCGCCTATCACCCCTGGCGCTGCCGCAAAGGCTTCACCACAAAGTACTGGGGCGAAATTTTTAAGTTTGGCTCCAGCATCCTGGGCATCAACCTGCTCAAGACCCTGCGCGACAACATGGACTATCTGATCGTCGGGCGCTTTTTGGGCCTCAAGGAACTGGGAGTCTACTACTTCGCCTTCAATGCGGGCCTGGGCATTAGCCTCTCGATTATTCAGTCCATCATTGTGGCGCTGTACCCGCACCTGTGCGCGGTCCGCTCCGACTTCGCCAAGCTAAAGGAAAGCTATTACAAGAGCCTGCGCACCATCGGCAAAATCATGGTGCCTTTTGTCTTGGTTCAGTCCGTTTTTGCGCCGTTTTACGTGCCGGTTTTGTTTGGCAAAGAGTGGGTCGTCGCAGTGCCGGTGCTGATTTTGATCTGTCTGTCGGCGATTCCCCGGCCCTTTGATGCGGCGGCGTTCCAGCTTTTGGCCTCAGTGGACAAGCCCCAGATCGGCCTGCTGTGGAATGTGGCCTTCACGCTGCTCTTTACGGTGGCGCTGATGATCGGCGTCTATTGGCAGGCCATTGGCGTAGCGGCGGCGGTGCTGATTATTCACGTGATCTTTGTGCCGATCTTCTTGATCTGGACCAATCGCTATGTTTTCGGTCCGCGATCGCCCTTTGCCACCTAG
- a CDS encoding acyltransferase, with translation MTAPKTTPGKQPTWLESLLITSIGWIPLSPGRILRRLLYRQIFARVGDRTDIQPNVEFAMTQGIELGYSVQLHRYVRIRSIGQGSRIHLHDYAHLDRGVDIKTHRQGFIEVGENTYIGPYTCLSGDAIRIGKNCMIASHSGIYANNHNFADPNRPICQQGNSYKGIVIEEDSWLGSGVRVLDGVTIGRGSVVGSGAVVTKSLPPYSIAVGVPAKVIGRRGETQAAAQAVEAEVHHVIAATQS, from the coding sequence ATGACTGCACCCAAAACCACTCCCGGCAAGCAACCCACCTGGCTTGAGTCCCTCTTGATTACCAGCATCGGCTGGATTCCCCTGAGTCCGGGCCGGATTCTGCGGCGGCTGCTCTACCGGCAAATCTTCGCGCGGGTGGGCGATCGCACCGATATCCAGCCCAACGTCGAATTCGCCATGACCCAAGGCATCGAGCTGGGCTACTCCGTCCAGCTTCACCGGTACGTGCGCATTCGCAGCATCGGCCAGGGCAGCCGCATCCACCTGCACGACTACGCCCACCTGGATCGGGGCGTCGACATCAAGACCCATCGTCAGGGCTTCATCGAAGTGGGCGAAAACACCTACATCGGCCCCTACACTTGCCTATCGGGCGACGCCATCCGCATCGGCAAAAACTGCATGATCGCCTCCCATTCCGGGATCTACGCCAACAACCACAACTTCGCTGACCCCAACCGCCCCATCTGTCAGCAAGGCAACAGCTACAAAGGCATCGTGATCGAAGAAGACTCCTGGCTCGGCAGCGGCGTCCGCGTCCTCGATGGCGTCACCATCGGCCGAGGCAGCGTTGTGGGCTCGGGGGCTGTGGTCACCAAGAGCCTGCCGCCCTACTCGATCGCCGTGGGCGTCCCGGCCAAGGTGATTGGTCGGCGCGGCGAAACTCAGGCGGCTGCCCAAGCCGTCGAGGCAGAAGTTCACCACGTGATTGCGGCGACGCAGTCTTAA